A genomic stretch from Schistosoma haematobium chromosome 2, whole genome shotgun sequence includes:
- the SNRPD3 gene encoding Small nuclear ribonucleoprotein Sm D3 (EggNog:ENOG410VHF1~COG:A~BUSCO:EOG091G0ZWE), whose translation MSVGIPIKVLHDAEGHVVTLETVSGEVFRGKLVEAEDNMNVHMCDLIMTSRDGRTSNLQQVYIRGSKIRFLILPDMLKNSPMLKRPQGAKGLGTGRGKNAMLRAGVRGRGTFVRGRVATVRGTGRTTGRF comes from the exons ATGTCAGTTGGGATACCTATCAAAGTTTTACACGATGCCGAGGGACATGTCGTTACTCTAGAAACTGTTAGTGGTGAAGTTTTCCGTGGAAAACTTGTTGAGGCGGAAGATAATATGAATGTTCACATGTGTGATCTAATAATGACTTCCCGTGACGGTCGTACATCAAACCTTCAACAGGTATATATTCGAGGCAGTAAAATTCG ATTTCTTATCCTTCCTGATATGCTGAAAAACTCACCGATGTTGAAACGTCCACAGGGTGCTAAGGGTTTAGGAACGGGAAGAGGGAAGAATGCCATGTTAAGGGCTGGTG TTCGCGGGCGTGGCACTTTTGTTCGTGGACGTGTTGCGACTGTTCGTGGTACTGGAAGAACTACCGGCAGGTTTTGA